A DNA window from Maribellus comscasis contains the following coding sequences:
- a CDS encoding FecR family protein → MDEQLRDREQVKEWMDGELNTLISTDSRNLNYEVLYEKIRGKIHVESRIDSHQKIVPLKKLLQVAAVLIIVFLFGGLASFLVFRQALKKEQIKQQYCEVVAPYGARSEVVLPDSSKVWLNAGSKLRYSTDFNVTNRNLSLTGEGFFDVSKNKELPFVVNALDLKITALGTQFNVKAYKDDEVIETTLIEGKVKLESEANAYKFSENIYLLPNQKAVLVKKRSKVEVEDIPDNESDSRKEFEMAASAKLIIQEKIDPIPDIAWKNNKLVFNAKKLSEILIELERKFNVKFQCKSDKIQNYKFTGTLDDETLQQVLDAIKLSAPFDYSIDGNVVTLMVNSERMNEYEKQLQ, encoded by the coding sequence TTGGATGAGCAATTAAGAGACAGAGAACAGGTAAAAGAATGGATGGATGGAGAACTAAATACGTTAATTAGTACCGACTCCCGTAATCTTAACTATGAAGTATTATATGAAAAAATAAGAGGCAAAATACACGTTGAAAGCAGAATTGATTCACATCAAAAAATAGTTCCCTTAAAAAAATTATTACAAGTTGCGGCAGTGTTGATCATTGTATTTCTGTTTGGCGGACTGGCTTCATTTTTAGTTTTCAGGCAGGCACTCAAAAAAGAACAAATAAAACAACAGTATTGTGAAGTAGTAGCCCCTTATGGCGCAAGATCTGAGGTTGTTTTACCCGATAGTTCAAAGGTGTGGCTAAACGCAGGTAGTAAATTGCGCTATTCAACTGATTTTAATGTTACTAATCGTAACCTTTCTCTAACCGGTGAAGGTTTCTTTGACGTTAGTAAGAATAAGGAACTTCCATTTGTTGTAAATGCATTGGACCTGAAAATAACTGCATTAGGGACTCAATTCAATGTAAAAGCATACAAAGATGATGAAGTGATTGAAACCACTCTGATTGAAGGAAAGGTTAAATTGGAAAGTGAGGCAAATGCATATAAATTTTCTGAAAATATTTATTTACTCCCAAATCAAAAGGCCGTTTTGGTAAAAAAAAGAAGTAAAGTGGAAGTGGAAGATATTCCTGATAATGAATCTGATAGTAGAAAAGAATTTGAAATGGCTGCTTCAGCCAAATTGATAATACAGGAAAAAATAGATCCTATACCAGATATCGCGTGGAAGAATAATAAATTGGTTTTTAATGCAAAAAAGCTTTCAGAAATACTGATAGAGCTTGAACGGAAATTTAATGTAAAGTTTCAATGTAAATCTGATAAGATTCAAAATTACAAATTTACAGGAACACTCGATGATGAAACATTACAGCAAGTGTTGGATGCGATTAAATTATCAGCTCCTTTTGATTACAGTATCGATGGGAATGTGGTAACACTTATGGTGAATAGTGAAAGAATGAACGAATACGAAAAACAACTACAATAA
- a CDS encoding RNA polymerase sigma-70 factor has protein sequence MGRQTKYDENQLTERIKSDDVDAFKKLYDLYCQQLLKFISQYLKETTEAEEIIQDVFLSVWENRKNLQIDKSVKSYLFQIAVNKVYNHLKRKVVERKYQYYLTHNDINSENDIEDKIYFKELKETIDQIISQLPDKQRKIFQLSRLDGTPHSEIAKKFNISIRTVENQIYRAGKFIKSKLSGDILFLFLIVNLSADYRQSS, from the coding sequence TTGGGAAGACAAACAAAATATGATGAAAACCAGCTGACAGAAAGAATAAAATCCGATGACGTTGATGCATTTAAAAAACTATATGATTTGTATTGTCAGCAACTTCTTAAGTTCATATCACAGTATCTTAAAGAGACTACTGAAGCTGAAGAGATAATTCAGGATGTTTTTTTGAGCGTTTGGGAAAACCGTAAAAATCTGCAAATTGATAAATCAGTGAAAAGCTATCTTTTTCAGATAGCAGTTAATAAAGTCTATAATCATTTAAAAAGGAAAGTAGTTGAGCGTAAATATCAATATTATCTTACGCATAATGATATAAATTCTGAGAACGATATTGAAGATAAAATTTATTTTAAAGAACTCAAAGAAACAATTGACCAAATTATTTCCCAACTCCCTGATAAACAGCGTAAAATTTTCCAACTTAGTAGATTAGACGGAACACCACATTCTGAAATTGCTAAAAAATTTAATATTTCTATTCGAACAGTTGAGAATCAGATTTACCGGGCTGGTAAGTTTATTAAAAGTAAATTGAGCGGAGATATACTTTTTCTTTTTTTAATCGTTAACTTGTCTGCTGACTACAGACAATCATCGTAA